A window from Leptothermofonsia sichuanensis E412 encodes these proteins:
- a CDS encoding DUF4333 domain-containing protein, producing MNSAIAKRIFICISSAAIFSGCALNPPASTESPEVSTSPTPGSPPTAPSPASPAPATPPATATPVSPTPGAGSPSPVQALETRLSQVVTAAIGVPIQSVKCPAGADVAVDSRFDCEAVSDGQPFTIAVEVTNATVPQFRWRTKGLLVISKLEAYLQKEIKDRGGIDVTASCGSNIRVVQSGETFECQITDARGKERSARVTVKDEQGNVEVSLM from the coding sequence ATGAATTCTGCAATCGCCAAAAGAATTTTTATCTGCATAAGTTCCGCTGCCATTTTTTCAGGCTGTGCCCTGAATCCTCCTGCTTCCACGGAGTCTCCTGAGGTTTCAACCAGCCCCACGCCTGGTAGCCCACCGACTGCTCCCAGCCCAGCCAGTCCTGCTCCAGCAACCCCTCCAGCCACAGCCACTCCAGTGTCCCCGACACCGGGGGCAGGCAGTCCTTCCCCTGTTCAAGCTTTAGAAACCCGGTTGAGCCAGGTCGTCACTGCGGCGATCGGCGTTCCTATTCAATCGGTCAAATGTCCGGCAGGGGCAGATGTGGCTGTTGATAGCCGCTTTGACTGTGAGGCAGTTTCGGATGGGCAACCATTCACGATCGCGGTTGAAGTGACCAACGCCACGGTGCCTCAGTTCAGGTGGAGGACGAAAGGGCTATTGGTGATCTCAAAGCTGGAAGCCTACCTCCAGAAGGAAATCAAAGACAGAGGCGGAATTGATGTTACAGCCAGTTGCGGCAGCAACATTCGAGTTGTGCAGTCTGGGGAAACCTTTGAATGCCAGATTACAGATGCCAGAGGCAAGGAACGCTCAGCCAGAGTGACCGTCAAAGACGAGCAGGGTAATGTGGAAGTGTCGCTAATGTGA
- a CDS encoding ABC transporter substrate-binding protein — translation MLPTIFHSRLTRRQFLQVSSEALTGMALSGCGWTLAEVRPATRPRGAKDELHIYTWSSYVDDPLLESFRTQTGIRVIPAIFNSNETMLATFQAGKGVIYSVIYPSDYKVAEMIEKGFLSELDHSRLLGIENILPKFQNPAYDPGNRHSIPISWGTTGLIYNANQLDPGPEDWDYLWRNQPKLTRRITLLDDVREVLGAALKSLGYSYNTTNPDEIKQAYEKLVELKPAITNFTTDGWRERLLAGDLYLAMAYSADAVRLMRENPGLPLKYVVPKSGASLWSDTMVIPKTSPNPDAAYAWINFMLQPAIAVDVTERLFFATPNQAAYDQLPAPLRDDQSLFPPDEIIDICEPIVPVDPATTDLYDQYWTRLTSS, via the coding sequence GTGCTGCCAACCATTTTCCATTCCAGACTAACTCGTCGCCAGTTTCTGCAAGTCTCGTCTGAGGCTCTGACAGGCATGGCACTCTCTGGTTGTGGCTGGACGCTGGCAGAAGTCAGACCTGCCACCCGCCCTCGCGGAGCCAAAGATGAACTACACATCTACACCTGGTCCAGCTATGTAGATGATCCTCTCCTGGAGAGCTTCAGAACCCAAACCGGGATCCGGGTGATTCCAGCTATTTTCAACTCCAATGAGACAATGCTGGCAACTTTCCAGGCGGGGAAAGGGGTCATCTACAGTGTCATTTACCCGTCAGACTACAAAGTCGCGGAAATGATTGAAAAGGGCTTTCTGAGTGAGCTTGACCACTCTCGACTGCTGGGCATTGAGAACATATTGCCCAAGTTTCAAAACCCGGCCTATGATCCCGGCAACCGCCACAGCATCCCAATCAGTTGGGGAACAACCGGTCTGATCTACAATGCCAATCAGCTTGATCCGGGTCCAGAGGATTGGGACTACCTCTGGCGAAATCAGCCGAAATTGACTCGCCGCATTACCTTACTGGACGATGTCCGAGAAGTGCTTGGAGCGGCGCTAAAGTCCCTGGGCTATTCATACAACACTACAAATCCTGATGAGATTAAACAGGCCTATGAGAAACTGGTTGAACTGAAGCCCGCGATTACCAACTTTACCACTGATGGCTGGCGAGAACGGCTGCTGGCAGGCGACCTTTACCTTGCTATGGCTTACTCTGCGGATGCTGTCCGACTGATGCGAGAAAACCCGGGTTTGCCTCTGAAATATGTGGTTCCGAAAAGCGGTGCATCCCTCTGGAGTGACACCATGGTGATTCCTAAAACTTCCCCTAATCCTGATGCTGCCTATGCCTGGATTAACTTCATGTTGCAACCCGCGATCGCTGTAGATGTCACCGAGCGTCTGTTTTTTGCCACTCCCAACCAGGCTGCCTATGACCAGCTTCCGGCTCCCCTCCGCGACGACCAGAGCCTGTTTCCTCCCGATGAAATCATTGATATCTGCGAACCTATTGTTCCCGTTGATCCGGCAACCACTGATTTGTATGACCAGTATTGGACAAGATTAACCAGCAGTTGA
- the mrdA gene encoding penicillin-binding protein 2, whose protein sequence is MTLTQPSSRTAQKTARTVGRGYQSVAIMLGISIVMLGGICTRLGYLQLLEGDRNRQLADNNRIRLIPKQPERGTIRDRKGKVLAVSRLSHSVYLWPLAQKKAEWNQTFKRLAQLLNIPESYLQKRIEQAGYNSPYLIRVMRSISPAQVTVLSEYASELEGVQVEPEAVRYYPNGDLAAHVLGYTGEMSDQDLERRQKKGYRLGDVIGQMGIESAYEDLLRGEWGGQQVEVDGLGQVVRILGRKETQSGKNVNLTLDVDLQKAAEVALGDRKGAIVAMDPNNGAVLAMVSRPAFDPNLFSARISDEQWKRLQSEDHPFVNRALQGFPPASTFKIVTTAAAIETGKFSPDTVLQTYPSLTIGGIEFGDWNRAGFGPLNFVGAMAWSSDTFFYQIAMGVGDRDLIQWTRRFGFGRKTGIELSSEEAAGLVPDENWKQKEIGEGWFLGDTVNMSIGQGYLQTSPLQVAVMFAAVANGGYLVKPHLLKDNEAAKNWREPLNLKPETIRILQEGLRAVVVSGTGTALNVPNLPPIAGKSGTAEDFGRKSHTWFGGYAPANKPEILVVAFGENSGGGGGSLTGPMVRQVIESYFNPSKKLVKQAEIEQVLTD, encoded by the coding sequence ATGACTCTGACTCAGCCTTCTTCAAGGACAGCACAAAAAACAGCCCGCACGGTTGGCCGTGGGTATCAGTCTGTTGCCATCATGTTGGGTATTTCTATCGTGATGCTGGGCGGAATTTGCACCCGGCTGGGCTATCTGCAACTGCTAGAGGGCGATCGCAACCGACAACTGGCAGACAACAATCGCATCCGACTGATCCCAAAACAGCCAGAACGGGGCACAATCAGAGATCGCAAAGGCAAGGTGCTGGCAGTCAGCCGCTTATCTCACTCCGTCTATTTGTGGCCCCTGGCGCAGAAAAAGGCAGAGTGGAATCAGACCTTCAAACGGCTTGCCCAGTTGTTGAATATTCCCGAAAGTTATCTCCAGAAACGGATTGAGCAGGCAGGTTATAACTCCCCCTATTTGATCCGGGTGATGCGAAGTATCAGCCCTGCCCAGGTCACTGTGCTGTCTGAATATGCCAGTGAACTGGAAGGGGTGCAGGTTGAGCCGGAGGCTGTTCGCTATTACCCCAATGGCGACCTGGCAGCTCATGTGCTGGGCTACACGGGAGAAATGAGTGACCAGGATCTGGAACGGCGACAGAAGAAGGGGTATCGCCTGGGAGATGTGATTGGTCAAATGGGAATTGAGTCTGCCTATGAAGACTTGCTGCGGGGTGAGTGGGGCGGGCAACAGGTTGAGGTGGATGGCCTGGGGCAGGTGGTGCGGATTCTGGGTCGGAAAGAAACTCAATCTGGCAAAAACGTTAACCTGACTCTGGATGTAGACCTGCAAAAGGCTGCCGAGGTGGCATTGGGGGATCGTAAGGGGGCGATCGTTGCTATGGACCCTAATAACGGAGCAGTGCTGGCAATGGTCAGCCGTCCAGCATTTGACCCAAACCTGTTCTCGGCCCGGATTAGTGATGAACAGTGGAAAAGGTTACAGAGTGAAGACCATCCGTTTGTTAACCGCGCGTTACAGGGATTTCCGCCCGCCAGTACATTCAAGATTGTGACAACGGCTGCCGCCATCGAAACTGGCAAATTCAGTCCAGATACAGTATTGCAAACCTACCCTTCCCTGACCATTGGCGGTATTGAGTTTGGGGATTGGAACCGGGCCGGGTTTGGGCCGCTCAATTTTGTCGGAGCAATGGCCTGGAGTAGTGACACTTTCTTTTACCAGATTGCCATGGGAGTGGGAGATAGGGATCTGATTCAGTGGACGCGCCGGTTTGGGTTTGGTAGAAAAACTGGAATTGAGCTATCCTCTGAGGAGGCAGCGGGGCTGGTACCAGACGAAAACTGGAAGCAAAAAGAGATTGGAGAAGGCTGGTTTTTGGGCGACACGGTCAATATGTCAATTGGACAGGGATATTTGCAGACCTCTCCCCTCCAGGTTGCTGTGATGTTTGCCGCTGTTGCTAATGGCGGCTATCTGGTCAAACCCCATCTGTTGAAGGATAACGAAGCAGCCAAAAACTGGCGAGAGCCGTTGAACCTCAAGCCAGAAACCATCCGGATTTTGCAGGAGGGGTTAAGGGCAGTCGTTGTAAGCGGTACAGGAACAGCCCTTAACGTACCCAACCTGCCTCCGATTGCTGGCAAAAGTGGCACCGCAGAGGACTTCGGCCGGAAGTCCCATACCTGGTTTGGAGGGTATGCTCCGGCAAATAAACCAGAGATTTTGGTAGTTGCTTTTGGTGAAAACTCTGGCGGCGGTGGCGGTTCATTAACTGGTCCAATGGTGCGCCAGGTGATTGAATCTTATTTCAACCCCAGCAAGAAGCTCGTGAAGCAGGCAGAGATTGAGCAGGTCTTGACCGATTAA
- a CDS encoding ABC transporter ATP-binding protein translates to MSQILTQNQQVTRADTGFDVELRKVFKVFAGETVVRSVDLNILRGEFFSILGPSGCGKTTTLRLIAGFETPSAGEVLIQGQPMTQVPPYRRPVNTVFQSYALFNHLTVQENIAFGLRLKKRSKAEIETRVKEALNLVKMESFANRFPGQLSGGQQQRVALARALVNRPAVVLLDEPLGALDLKLRKEMQVELTNLHRELGLTFVMVTHDQEEALSLSDRIAVMNQGRVEQVDTPSRIYEQPLTPFVADFIGDTNLFPGKIEGSHPAMLWVITEKGLKMKVKPSEMGNTPSSGRVVISVRPERIQVSHTQPGDQVNWFKGRFVNVMYLGTHVHYLVELDSGDRLTVMQPSVLNLPDADTPIYVYWAFDDCLAIAT, encoded by the coding sequence ATGTCTCAAATTCTCACCCAGAATCAGCAGGTTACAAGAGCCGATACCGGCTTTGATGTTGAGCTGCGGAAAGTCTTTAAGGTATTCGCTGGCGAAACCGTCGTGCGTAGCGTTGACCTTAACATTCTTCGTGGGGAGTTTTTTAGCATCCTGGGTCCTTCGGGATGTGGCAAAACAACCACATTAAGACTGATTGCTGGATTTGAAACCCCCTCTGCTGGCGAAGTGCTGATCCAGGGGCAACCCATGACCCAGGTGCCGCCCTATCGTCGCCCCGTCAACACGGTTTTTCAAAGCTATGCCCTGTTCAATCATTTAACGGTTCAGGAAAATATTGCCTTTGGCTTGCGACTGAAAAAGCGGAGCAAAGCTGAAATTGAAACTCGGGTGAAAGAGGCACTCAACCTGGTCAAGATGGAATCCTTTGCAAACCGCTTTCCAGGGCAGCTTTCTGGGGGGCAACAACAGCGGGTTGCTCTGGCCAGGGCACTGGTCAATCGGCCAGCAGTCGTGCTACTGGATGAACCTCTGGGGGCACTGGACTTAAAGTTGCGCAAAGAAATGCAGGTCGAGCTAACGAATCTGCATCGGGAATTGGGGCTGACCTTTGTGATGGTCACCCACGATCAGGAAGAAGCCCTCAGCCTGTCTGACCGGATTGCCGTCATGAACCAGGGCAGGGTTGAGCAAGTTGACACGCCCAGCCGAATTTATGAGCAACCGTTGACTCCCTTTGTGGCTGACTTTATCGGCGATACCAATCTGTTTCCTGGCAAAATTGAAGGGTCACATCCAGCCATGCTCTGGGTCATCACCGAAAAAGGCTTAAAGATGAAAGTAAAGCCTTCAGAGATGGGCAATACTCCCTCTTCTGGTCGAGTGGTAATTAGTGTGCGTCCAGAAAGAATTCAGGTCAGCCACACTCAACCCGGTGATCAGGTGAACTGGTTTAAGGGGCGGTTCGTGAATGTTATGTACCTTGGAACCCATGTTCATTATCTGGTGGAACTGGATTCGGGTGATCGCCTGACTGTGATGCAGCCCAGTGTCCTCAACCTGCCCGACGCTGACACCCCAATTTACGTCTACTGGGCATTTGATGATTGTCTGGCAATTGCAACCTGA
- a CDS encoding RNA recognition motif domain-containing protein produces the protein MSIYVGNLSYAVTQEELSAIFAEYGTVKRVQLPTDRETGRPRGFGFVEMSTDDEETAAIEALDGAEWMGRDLKVNKARPREERKPGGSFGGNSRGYSRRY, from the coding sequence ATGTCAATTTATGTAGGTAACCTTTCCTACGCTGTTACCCAGGAAGAACTTTCTGCCATTTTTGCTGAATATGGAACCGTCAAGCGGGTTCAGTTGCCAACCGACCGTGAAACCGGTCGTCCGCGGGGCTTTGGCTTTGTGGAAATGTCAACTGACGATGAAGAGACGGCGGCTATTGAAGCTCTAGATGGTGCTGAATGGATGGGTCGCGACCTGAAAGTGAATAAAGCCAGACCCCGTGAAGAGCGTAAGCCCGGTGGCAGTTTTGGAGGAAATAGTAGAGGTTATTCACGCCGCTACTAA
- a CDS encoding ABC transporter permease — translation MSSSPLIGSSESKPIPSPPKWVEPVVMLAPAGVWLTLLLVIPILLIVQLSLVPGIKPGDVVNPSGLDNYFRIFQPDYLPVLWRSLFFSISSTALCLLLGFPVAYWIALMVPKRWQNLALLGFVLPLWTSSLLRSYAWITILRPTGVLNSLLGLVNIPPLDILNREPAVLIGMTYGLLPYMVLILYASLEKLDRRLLEAAADLGANPQQAFWKVTIPQSMAGITAGSLLVFITCMGDFINPELLGGASSMTVARLIYNYFLGATQNWGFGSALSTMLILIVSIAIALQIRYGDSSLKK, via the coding sequence ATGTCTTCCTCCCCTCTCATCGGCAGTTCTGAATCCAAGCCAATTCCTTCTCCCCCGAAATGGGTTGAACCTGTGGTGATGCTGGCTCCAGCGGGGGTGTGGCTGACCCTGCTACTGGTGATTCCGATTCTGTTAATTGTTCAACTCAGCCTGGTGCCAGGCATTAAGCCGGGAGATGTGGTAAACCCATCGGGGCTTGATAACTACTTCCGAATTTTTCAGCCTGACTATTTACCTGTTTTGTGGCGATCGCTGTTCTTCTCCATCAGTTCAACGGCTCTTTGCCTGCTGTTAGGCTTTCCAGTTGCCTACTGGATTGCCCTGATGGTACCAAAACGCTGGCAAAACCTGGCACTACTGGGGTTTGTGTTGCCCTTATGGACTTCTTCCCTGTTGCGATCCTATGCCTGGATTACAATTTTGCGCCCAACCGGAGTCCTCAATAGCTTGTTGGGTCTGGTGAATATCCCCCCTCTGGATATTCTTAATCGAGAACCCGCTGTCCTGATTGGCATGACCTATGGATTATTGCCTTACATGGTGCTGATTCTGTATGCCTCTCTGGAAAAGCTGGACAGGCGATTGCTGGAAGCGGCTGCCGATCTGGGTGCCAATCCCCAACAGGCATTTTGGAAGGTGACTATTCCTCAGTCAATGGCGGGCATTACGGCAGGTTCCCTGCTGGTGTTTATCACCTGTATGGGAGACTTTATCAACCCCGAATTACTGGGGGGTGCCTCCAGCATGACTGTTGCCCGTTTGATCTATAACTACTTCCTGGGAGCCACTCAAAATTGGGGATTTGGATCAGCTCTCAGCACCATGTTGATCTTGATCGTCAGCATCGCGATCGCACTCCAGATCCGGTATGGCGACTCCAGTTTAAAGAAGTAG
- a CDS encoding ABC transporter permease — protein sequence MPRPHPKPQFPFAWQTLFALLMFGFMYLPIAVLAFYSFNQSPYSATWKGFTWEWYLKFFRDGRILNSLLTSLQVAVFAVAIAAVIGTLMAVGLARYQFRGKRLYQGVAYLPLIVPDIAMAVSTLVFLAAIAIPLTGGAIQLSLWTVVAAHVVFCLSYIAWVVSTRITNLNPNLEEAALDLGANPTQAFLKVLLPELMPAIISGCLLAFVLSLDDFLIASFTAGGGVTTLPMEIFSRIRTGVKPDINALSVVLILATGIVFIVAEYIRFRGEQKRFGQ from the coding sequence ATGCCCAGACCCCACCCCAAACCCCAGTTTCCCTTTGCCTGGCAAACCCTCTTTGCCTTGCTAATGTTTGGGTTTATGTATCTGCCGATCGCTGTCCTGGCATTTTACAGTTTCAATCAATCACCCTACAGCGCTACCTGGAAAGGGTTTACCTGGGAGTGGTATCTGAAATTCTTTAGAGATGGGCGCATTCTGAATTCATTACTGACCAGCTTGCAGGTTGCCGTGTTTGCTGTTGCGATTGCGGCTGTAATTGGCACCTTAATGGCAGTCGGTTTGGCCCGTTACCAGTTTCGAGGGAAAAGGCTTTACCAGGGAGTGGCTTACCTGCCGTTAATTGTTCCAGATATTGCAATGGCAGTTTCCACCCTGGTGTTTCTGGCGGCGATCGCAATTCCCCTGACTGGGGGAGCCATCCAACTTAGCTTATGGACAGTTGTGGCAGCCCATGTGGTGTTCTGCCTGTCCTATATTGCCTGGGTTGTATCGACTCGGATTACCAACCTCAACCCGAACCTGGAAGAAGCTGCTCTGGATCTGGGCGCAAACCCGACTCAGGCATTTCTGAAGGTATTGTTGCCAGAACTGATGCCCGCAATTATTTCGGGTTGCCTGCTGGCATTTGTTCTGAGTCTGGATGACTTTCTGATTGCCAGCTTCACGGCTGGAGGCGGAGTGACCACATTACCCATGGAAATCTTCAGTCGCATTCGCACAGGCGTCAAGCCTGATATCAATGCCCTCAGTGTGGTGTTAATCCTGGCGACAGGAATTGTCTTTATAGTCGCAGAATATATTCGCTTCCGGGGTGAGCAGAAACGGTTTGGACAGTAG